In Acanthopagrus latus isolate v.2019 chromosome 6, fAcaLat1.1, whole genome shotgun sequence, the genomic window GGGATGGGACAGCATTTGAACCTGGCCAGTAAAGGACAGGCCATTTGGATGTTATTAAAAAACATTAGAGTTCCTGAAGCCCCGCGCTGCTCCCAAAGCCATCAGGTAATTTGAAAGAGATCCAGCCAGTTTAAGATGTGCAGATGTTTTCGCTTTAAAACTGGCATCTGTTTATGCAGACACACTTTATGTTCGAAAAACCACAAAGGACCTCCAATAGGTTTTATGGAGCAGTATCAGCCAGAGCACTCAGCTTTGTAATTGTGCTGCACCAGGTAATGAGAAAATTGGTCACAAGCAGTGTTCCCTGTAGATGTAACCCGCAACATGCAATTTTGCACAGCATGTGCAGAATCtacgtttatttttttctagtgTGTGCAGTGCTGTCTGAGCTCCTGTGCCGCTTTCAGGAGGTCTAACATTGTCACAGTTAGAGCCTAATTCATACACTGTAAGAGGACTAATGCTATGTAAaaatacatgtgcacacacaacagTTTTCATTAACTTcttacaatacatttaaaacagaacACAGTACATCAAAAGTTACCTTGTCAGATATTCAGTAGGGATAGATTAACGATAAAGCGAGACAATTCTCCATTCCCTCTCCTGCTTCCTTTGTGTACTCCGCAAGCTTTAGAGTAAATATAAACTGTGGGCAATGTTTAAAGGCTTTGAATTCCATGAATGTGGAGCATTTCCAAAGTATTTCAGTCTGGTTTTCATAAAATAACAGAACTGAAACGGCCTCTCTCAGAGTCGCTGATCATTTCCTGATGAATGCAGACTAATCCTCGTTTGTGCTGTGTGACTAAATTGCAACTTTCCACACAACTGATCAAAGTATGATAATTAAAAGATGGAGGATTTGGATTatcatctctgcagctgctcgAGCCTGGTTTTAATTTGACCTGTCCAACAACCTTCAGCCTCTATTAGAAAATACTGCATATGCAAAATATTACTTAAATGTGACTGGATCCATTTCTCAGGCCAGTACTGACAAATATGTCATGTTAATACAGAATATTAATACATTCCCACATTCAAGGTTACCGCCTCGACATACAGACCGtgtaaaaaacatgaagaaacataCTGTAATCAACTACATAACAAATAGGACAAAATGTTTGTATAGTCCTCTACATGCTGCTGTCATATATGATCTTAAGTTGTGAGTAGCACCTGACCTTTCATCTAAATTTCGATTCAATTTCCTTCATCTCCTATGTCATCATAGATAAACCAACATGTTCAACAGATAGTAACAGACATTGTGTAATGGAAGACTTCCTTAATTGTGAACTTTTGGCATGTAGAAAAAGGCTGAGAAATAACAGTTACTCTTAAATGCTCACAATCTGTCCTTGTAATTTTTTGTGACTGATGCAATTTCAGAGAGgatgtattatatttttttttcttcttgtgaaGTCTGTTTGTTGcctgaaaacacagataaagTGGTGATCACGTGTCACGCTCCCTTCCATATGTTAGTTAGCAGTGATGTTAACTGGCTAACTTGCACCAGTAATGGATATGtcgctgtcatgtttttttgccCTCCCAAAATTTCACTAGGCCTATTCATGCACAAAACATACCTCTTTTCTGTCATCCTCAGTGTAACCCTGTGatcttagggttagggttaggattagtgagctatttattttactttggaAATCTGGACGGAAACAAATTGAACAAATTCACATAATTATCTTAATTTTAATTCAGTGCTCTTTCAAATAAGTTGGTCAACATGTCCTCATACCTTGCTGATATAATGACTCCCAAAATCGCATGACTTAAGTAGCGTATGAATGTGACCGTAGTGCAGTATGTTATGTTAGTTTCGAAACAATCGCAACCGTGCCTGACTTCCCTCTTTGCACCCATCATAATAAATATGGCCAGTAGAGGTCACTGCTTCTGTTTTAACCCGCTTAAACTATCAGCTTTGACAATTATcttttgcttcattttaaacCTTATGTAGTTTactctgaataaaaaaaagccatgtAGGGTCACACAGTGTTGTGAATGTATGGTCCGTTTCGAAAGTCACAACTTTTGGTGTTGTTTGGTctctgtaaactgtttttaatgagacccCGACATGAAACTCACTTTAGAAATACGATGTATAATACTAACTGTTACATACTTGACATGACACACTGCACATAGGTTGTTTATAGAGAAAATGGAAGCCAGTGGTTGCCTTTatgtcattttcaaacactAAATAATTAGGTGAAACACATAATTAAGACCTCAGAAATACAGTGAAATCAAAGGGAAGGAGCACTGATACTGGCTGCTAATTAACTCCTCTGCTGCAGTACAGCACAACCCTTTCTTTTTCAGTGCTAAACATGCAATCTTCAATTGGTGCATGGACACTGTAGTTATTGAGCAGGAACATATTTCTGTGCTacagagtgaaaacaaatgagCGATAACTCACAATGTATCTGTTTTATACATAAAAGTGCATTTCCATAGCATAGCAGGCTTTCATACAGCGTGTCTCTGGACTGCTCCAGTACAGCATTATCATCACAGTGCGTAACTGTAACAGCAGGAGTGCTCCTCGCAACTGCGCTATAATAGTCTCCTTGTTTGTAGAGTCAGATTCCTCTCTTGGTCTTCATATGTAatagcagaaaacaaatgtttggtaATTGAAGATAATCCTGTAACACTGTGTTGTGCGCCTCAGCTCTCACACTGACCTCTCTGGGAAACAGATGATGCTCAAGAACAATGTTGTCCTGTATGCTGTTCTCACACTGACATAGCAGCGCCATTTCCCATTATGTGACAAGGACATATTTCAGACTGAAGTGATCCAAACAGTGATCTACCACTTGAGGGAACTGTCTTTGAGAACAGAGGTCGAGGGGAGCGACAAGGACGAGTGTCCTACAAATGCCATATCCAACAGCTCCTGTGTTTCCAGTGGCACTTGAACTGAAATAGACACGCTCAACAGGGGACAGGCTtcaagatcttttttttccacacttcAGAAAGACTATCATGTTGTAGCTGGAGTGCTTGttggtgtgtcagtgtgtgtatcaACAGCGCAGCGATGGAATTCGCAGGCCTCAAGGCCAGTGTATTGTTTGTGATGACAGTGCTCCCTTGTTGCATAGTGATTTGGTACTGTACAATTGAAATTCAGGACGCTACATTAGTCAGACTGTTAaggtattcattcattcagtatCTACAATAGATGGTGTCTCTTAAAGCTGTGATGCGAGTGTTTGCAACAACCAAGAACGAGGAGGTCAgagataaagaaacatttatttactaGGATGGTTTGCATCAATCAGTTATCAACTATCAGTCCTTTAAGCTGCATAAAATCTTCAGTCTGAACTGATTCACACTTTATTTTCGAGAAATATATAACACAAGGAGACATGCATACACTGATAATAATGTATCGCATATAATGTATTCAATTTTTAATTCAATATCACAAATGTTgcatatttcagtttaattttatggtctttgtatttatttgtgttttagccCTTGCAAATCACTTCAATTCATTTCACATGCGACAGTCCAACCTGTCCTCATCAGTTAAAATGACCACATAGGTCGAGTCTGGtaagcagcttattacgacTTGGATTTACATTcaaggaggaagtcagatgatTTGGTATAACGAGCAACCAAGACTGCGATAGGAAGAGGCAGGGCGGATGGTTAGAACAGATgcaggactttcacccaggacTGCTATTAATGTCTtctgggaaaacaaaagacaacagtgACTTATTTTAACTTTGCAATGCAGTTAATAGTTACATACAAAGCAGCAACTTCCAGCGCTAAACAAGAAAGTGAAGGCAGACGTACCAAAAAGCATAAAACTCTCTCAAATAGCCACTTGAGGATTGCCATGTCTGGAGCCTGGAGCACGTAACAGTTTTGGTGTCTATAGCTAATTTTCTCCATCATGATAACTGTATAGGCAATGGTCCTTTATAAAGCTCACTTGTTTAAATTGAATTACTTAAATTTACGCTTGACTAAGGTAACAGCTAGCTGTCTTCTGGGCTATGGGAGAGCTGTGGACAGAGCCTGGAGCTTGGCTGGAGGATAAGAATCCAGAGTCAAGGAGagcacaaagtttgttttaaacttttgggatcataaagttgatttattttcaatctCACCTCTCAACCTCGGTAGCAGCGAGCACACTTAAACTGCAGAACGGAGGGCAAATAATTCAACATTGTGTCgaataaacacaatgattctGCGGTCAAAGTCAAAAAGATGATGTGAGATTAAAATCACTTTTCTTTATGTGTGACCATAGATAGCTTGTTAGCCTTAGCTAGCTTTGTAGCTTCAAGCTCTACACCTGCTTCACCTCTTTGCTCCTCTGATTAGCCAGCTGTTGGGGTGAATCAGGAACTGCCAAATGGAAATTTTCCCACACAATCTGAGCTTCACACTGGCTCATCAGAAACCTATGGGTACCGTCACAGTGGCTATATCCACtaattacatacatacatatgttaAGTAATGTATGTATTTGATCCCAAACAACAGTCTCTTCCTAACGCCTACAAAGTAGTTTTCtatcctaaacccaaccaaactggTTCCAGTATGCCTGCCGCTGGTACACGgcaacagtcatgttgttttgggaatggcaatatattttgttttgaggGGTCACTGGCAATTGTCCTATTCAGTCGTTTAAGTATGAGGATGCATTGGACAGTCTGATCTTTGATTGTCCAaccattttctcatcatgtTTGTAGATTAGTATGGATTTCTTGCTAGTGATAGCATATCTCAGAAAGCTCCATAGCCAGCTCCAGGCATTCACTTGTATCTTGACAGGAGCTGAGCAGACCACAGTCCCAGTCCAGGCAAGAGTCTTCATTACTGCTTGGTGTAGACTCCATGACTTGTTTGTAATCGGGGCAGCAGCGTTTGGCAACTCTCTCACAGGATTCGGGAAGCATGAGGAACAAATCGTAGAACCGACAGAAGAGACATTTCAGGACAATTCCTGCACAGTCAACTGAAGGAGAAACACATTGTCAGGAGGgacatttaaaaagtgctttGCGTCATTGTATTTATTGGACATTAAAGTCAGCAAAATCATTTTGCTTTTGTCGCTTAAAAAGATGCCCCTCCTCttcacacatttgcattgaCCTCTTTGAGATGATGTGTGATGAAATGTCTTTAAACCATATCTTGGGACATAAATCATCTGAGCTACTCTTCACTTACATcttgtaacattttaaaagcctCGTTTCCTTCCTTTGCACATGCATAATTTAAGAAATCAGGCCTTGATCCCttacagagagacaaacaagaAAGCTGTTTGGAGACATAATCAATTACCAGAAGTCTCTTCTGTATACTTTGCCAAGAGCGTTTCTAAGTTGTGTTGTGGTTGCAGTGAAACAATGTGCAGTGCAATATGTCTTCCCAGTAGCCTTTGCCAAAAGGTGGCCCCATGGGTGCTATAAAGCATGAGATCATCAAATGACACTGACCATGAACAGGCAGTTACTCACCCAAGAAAGTCGTAGGAAAAGTCCCTATCGCTTGTGCTGCAAAGAATTTAGCACCTTTTAATCTGCACCTGGATCAAGATGGATGCAGCGCCAAAATAAGACGATACATCTGTCCACGTTTTAATGCTAAAGATATTTGCATGTACCCCACTGCTTCCAGTCTTGATGGTAAGGTACGCAAACTACATCCTGACACAAACTCCTGTTTAATGTACCTTCAAGGGACTAACATCAATGTACCAATGTCTTGGAAATAAAGCAAACAAGAGTATTCCCTAACATGTGTAACTATTCCCTTAATCCAAATgagttatcattattatattatggGTTTATTTGATAATTCATTTCATAAAAGAGCATAAGAACATATACAGTCTGTGGTGTAATCACTTATGTGGCTGCATCTACAGTAGCAAGTCTACTTTGGTTGGcgtttttttttgcattagtcttcctctgtttttgcTGTAGTTTCAGTCTGTGAAttattcacacatttacataattgaTTATATGAACTGTATTTAAGCATTCTCACAGCATGGTGAGGCATAAAGCTTGCAATTTGTCAAATTTTTtattctgtctgtgttctgtgGCATTATTATGCTGCATATTAATCATCATTTATGTCATCAGTAGAAAAGCTATGAAGGAAAAATTAATTCCATAACACTTTTACTGAGGACTCAATACAAGATATTTTTCCTTTATATTATTTCAGGGTGTGTTTATCTTGGCAGCAGAcgacaacagctgtgtgtgcagcgAGGGGTCATCAGACGGGTGGTGTGCTGGTGTCACTAACCTCCCACGTTGCTCTGCTGAGAAGACAGGGAgtctgtggtggaggaggatgcagaggaaGATCTTCTTTGGTACGTCTTCGAAGAGAACAGAGGGGATGAAGGGATGTCGCACTCTCTCGGCTGCTGAGCGTCCGTGTCTCTGCTCGTCTCGCCAGGCTCAGTTTCTGCAGGCGCACCGAGTCTCCAGTCACTGGCTCCAGCTTCATTTTGTGTCCTTTCTGCCCAAGAGAGGAAATGTTAAAAGAGTGAACACACAAAATTGAGCGACAGGAACAATTTGATTATTTGAGGAGTATGACTTGAGTATTTAAAGACCATAACCGCAGCATACGTTGGTGGAAGTGCATATTGGTCCCTAGTTAAAGTGGCCAGAGTTGCTGATAATTCTGCACTATAGCTGCTGTTGTGATACGAACCGTCGCAATACACCCTGATACATGATGCAAGAGGACACAATTTAAATCTATACAACTGGACATGACCACAACACAAATTTACACAATGGGTGAAGtcacaataagaaaaaaatctgacactCATGAATGCCATGGGACACGACAAAACAGGATACcaaaatgatacaaaacaaatcagtaCATTGGAACATGACACAACATGATACAACACAAATTAATATTAAGGACATAACACGGTACAATATGATAGTGATCAATACGAATGACACGACACGATGTGATATAACCCTAATCGATGTAAAAAGGGCAAGAAACAATGACACAATATGATACGTTAAGAAGGATATGACACAATACGAAATGACAGGGTATGATACAAAACTACACAGTCGGCCATGACACATTATGATGTGACAAGATATGAAAGAATCGATATGACGCGGAATGACACAAGTCAGTACCGCAGGACATGATACGGAATCACTGGAAATGACAGGACATGTCTTATAAACCTCACAGGATTCATATCTGCAACATATAAAAGTCGCTACTGGTAAGATATACAGTTTATTggtaactgttttatttatacattctGCAAATTAGTTTCAATTTCTTTTGGCCTAAGTAGTGGTAGTAACCCTTGAGAGTTATCAGTCTGGAAGATTCATTACTTGGAAATTACTGACACAAACTTAACAACTCTCCACTATCACCTGATCTATGAGATCCTTACTCTGATAGACACTACATAGACACACAGATCACTGAAGCTTGTTAAGTTTCACGATGTGTAATTACCAAAATGTGTCGTCTGGTTTCTGATGAAGGGTCtttccacaaaacaaatgacGCAAGTAGCAGGGTGATCATGGGAGTCGTTGTCTTCGCTGTTCATCACCAATGCTGATATAAATCTAACTATGCgacacaaaggaaaatgtctGCCAAGGAGGTAATGTTTTAGAGTTTtattagtttgtgttttgtcaccgacttcctctctcactcttaGACTCTCTCCCAGAAGTACTAGTGACAGATAGACGAAAGGCATCATTATCTCGGAAAAAATTACGCATTTTCCCTGGGTTTGAACGTTGCCAGAAACATTTGGATTAATgtgcacaactcaacaaaatatataaaatctCCATTTTCATGGAGAAATGGTACACGTTCCATCTTTCAGTGGTGTCATGTCTCTAGCTCCTGAAACGGTTGATGAAAAGTGAAACCGTTCACCCTGCAAAACGTACAATCTGTGTTGgtctgatttccagaaaatcaGACAACGAGATGTGAAATCGCTGCCATGAAAAGCGGGAATAGATCTGTTTGTTAACATCTGATTTAAATAGATATTAATGAATAATTGCGCTGGCTGcagactgtttattttttcaccacCTATTCGAAATGAATTATTCACCGTACCTTTCTCtgtattatttaacatttaatgtaCAATGATTTATTCACAGTCTGGAAACAGTTTTGAAAGTCCAATAAACTGCGTTTGTTGTCTTACCTACATTTTTGCCGGAGAGATACAAATGGACGTTGCTCAGGGCTGTATTGACCATTTTTGAGATTTTATTCCCTGTTTTtgaagtatgaaaaaaaaaacaagtttactGAATACATAGCATGGTTTCCCACTGCTATCACCTTTTTGTCAgattgtgttttcctcttgtgtCTTATGAGGGCTGTCCGTGTTTTTAACTGTCATTTGTAATTGATTgaatgagaaatgaaggcaGGGATTGGGTTTTTGAAGTTAAAACGAACTTTCaaatctgtgctgctgtctgggTGTCTGTTTGAGCTGAGAAGCAGCGCAATGCTCCCAGGTTATCTAATGAATTAAGTAAGAAGTAAAGCTGGTCCATGCCCATGACCATTAGCTGATAGAGAAATAAGGCCTGCAGGCATACTATGCatttttcaggttttgttcCAGTGTTTCGGCAGAGCCACGCTCACTCATTAGGCGCCGGTGCGGTGGATCTGACGATAATTTcgcttcatgttttaaaaatcagagTGCAAACTTGGATTTGCAACGCATCAGAACTGCGGAACAGAAATCATCGACACAGCTTAAAGAATGCATGGAGGCAGGCGGCTGACGAGACATgatttgttggggggggggggtgaatcTTTCTGAAACTGCAACTTTTCAGATTTCTCAAGTAAAGCACAGGAAAGCGGTTACTAAGTTGTGAAATTGCCGCAGACAGGAAGGATGACTGTTGCACACAATCATAACAAAGCTTTACAAGAAGCACGGTGATTCAATAGTGATGCTCAGATTTTCTCCACAGACCTGAGTCACATTATCTTACCTCCTCTCGCCCACGTAGAGCTCTCCTCTGCAGTGTTTActctccctttgtctttctCATCGGCTCTCAGAGTCATTTCATCTGCCATCTGGTCCATTgcatcacaaataaaaaatgcacttcGAATGACAAACCTGATTACCCCAAGCCAAAAATATGGGGCTGCGCACAACTGAGGCCAAACGTGAGTTAATGTCTAACACAGTGCTCGCACAGCTCGCTGTCCTCACACACTCGGGATTAGGTTCTCATGCAGCGGGCTGAGACAtggtcctctcctcctcgctgtgGAGGCAGCTGTTTACCCCGGCCACGCAGAGAGCATCCAGCACAAATTATCCTTTACATTGCACAGGGTCCATTTGGCCTGCTGCCTGCTGTACTGTAAGCCTCTCCAATGTTCCAATGACGTTGGCAAAAACACTGGAGATCCGCTCCTAATAAAACATCACCGGGACAAAGTCAGCAACATTTTATTAGTTTGACTTAGTTCCCTCTATGAAGCGATAATGAAGCCAAAAAGCAAATGTAGAGCATCAGATAATAAAAGGaaatatcacattaaaaacGCAATTCCCTGTACAAATGCATTATTAAGCAATCAGGACGCACAATAAAGAGACTCCATGATGGTACAGTAATGTGATTtctgcagactgtgtgaaaATATTTGGCATATACCGATTTATTTTGCAGAAAAGACAACACGCAGCACGCATttagacacacactgtgtcatgCACACACTACATCTCACTCAACCCGCCAAGGCTGCGATTTCTGCTCAACATATGCATGAGGCGAGCCGGtgccagtttgtttgttggggCGAAACACGCAGTGAAACATGAATAGCGAGCTGCATTCAAATTCCTCCGAATACAAGCCAACCAATTTACTCTAATTAGGCTCAACACTAGAGTTGCATTTTAATAGATGCCCCGCTGTGTTTGCATATGTTTAGAGAACAAGAGCCATGCTAATTGAAAAATTAAGATGTGAGAGTATTTGTCTACTGAGCTCCCACTATGCTGCACTCAGTGTAAATATAACTCCTGAAGAGAACTTCCCCCGAGTTTCTAGTGCTTCctttcttctccacctccacctccagctttCATATTTATTTGCGTTGTGAtggtgatacagtgtgatgGAGCGAAGACAAGTCAAGACTGTGCTCTTGTGTGCCTCAGAAGGCCTCCAGTGACGATGTGACAACACCGCATTGGCGCTCTGCGGTCTTGTTGTTTCTCACTGACacagcaggttttgttttattggtcAATGTCAATCATGCAGTCAGACAGGTTCAGCGGGTTGCGTGGTTAATTTGGCTCCCGTGGAAACATTCTCCCTGTGAAATGAGCCGCGTGGCCCTGCGTCTGCAGAAAAGTCACAGCGGCTGACATTCTGTTCCATTAGAGCCATCCTAACATAGAGGGAAGTGACAGCCCGAGATCAAGTTCAGGTACAAATTACACGACACGTAAGTGAAAGCTTTCTGACCCCCTTCGCTGTACTTACTGTCCACTCCATTATTTACAGCTGTAAACAGGTTCAGACCCGCACGTCATGTCTCTAATTTAAACTTCAGACACGCTGTGTTAATGTGCTGTTTGTGGCTCACCAGTGAATCTGTTACTCAGCCAGCTCCATCTTAATTTCCCATCGAATGAACTTCCCTCTTTTAGAattgtgctttttgttgtgCATATTAGGAGATGATAATTTGGCCACAACTGCACATCAGAATCCATTAGCACATGTTTCTTAACCAGGGGGTGAGgcctcaaaaacaaaacagagcaaacaatcaccaacctttttttttttttttggtgggagTCCTAACCCAAAAAGAAAGAATCACTGCATTAGCAGAGCTGGGTCATCATATAATGAACTCTGTATATATACCATACTAAGATTTCTGTTGGTGTTGTGAGTCTGctcatgcttaaaaaaaaaaaagtcagaagacGAACGAGAGTGTTGttggaaagtgaggagcagcaTAGCCACAATGGTGGCCTCTGTTGATGCACTCTATATGTTACATAGCTAGCATGCAAACAATGATGACTAAAAACACAGCCAAACTTTTTACtcatatatatgtttttgtgtgtgttatacGGAAACCAAGAACGgtcatggatttttcttttttatgcactgttatcttgtgataatgacttattatctagttatctcaatataacaaaggttgttttctcgtgataacgaatGAATTTCTTTCATCATCTCCTAATAACGAGGATTGTTTTTTCATGATAACAAATTATTAATAATGTGTTCCGTAATATTAACTAATGAACTAATAAACGTTTAATTacgtttcacattacattgctaagttaacgttagcctacTTTTACGTTACcttagctgaagcagctggatagatgggagtttgtcagcctctaATCTGCTAACTGGAAGCCCctaaaaaaagtaaacaaactaacgt contains:
- the mdfic2 gene encoding myoD family inhibitor domain-containing protein 2 yields the protein MHFHQQRTQNEAGASDWRLGAPAETEPGETSRDTDAQQPRECDIPSSPLFSSKTYQRRSSSASSSTTDSLSSQQSNVGVDCAGIVLKCLFCRFYDLFLMLPESCERVAKRCCPDYKQVMESTPSSNEDSCLDWDCGLLSSCQDTSECLELAMELSEICYH